One genomic segment of Sander lucioperca isolate FBNREF2018 chromosome 10, SLUC_FBN_1.2, whole genome shotgun sequence includes these proteins:
- the LOC118496000 gene encoding ribonuclease pancreatic-like, whose amino-acid sequence MKISFFASFLLLSLCQLCSSSIFDSNRINVRGVDDNKFEQEHIVANLCTQVMIDRGFDVLNKTTCKPEKTFIKATVDEVRAVCGGGGKGVSKENFKLVECKVDPAHNKPPNCQYTVEEVEKKILVTCVKNKPTEFKIHE is encoded by the coding sequence ATGAAGATCTCTTTCTTTGCCAGttttctgctgctctctctgtgcCAACTGTGCAGCAGTTCTATCTTTGATTCCAATAGGATTAACGTTAGGGGGGTTGATGATAACAAGTTTGAACAAGAGCATATCGTGGCTAACCTATGCACCCAGGTGATGATTGACAGAGGATTTGATGTCCTCAACAAAACCACCTGTAAGCCGGAGAAAACCTTCATCAAAGCTACAGTGGACGAGGTCCGAGCCGTCTGTGGGGGTGGAGGAAAGGGAGTCAGCAAAGAGAACTTTAAACTGGTTGAGTGTAAAGTTGATCCTGCTCATAACAAGCCTCCCAACTGTCAGTACACGGTTGAGGAGGTGGAGAAGAAAATCCTGGTCACCTGTGTCAAAAACAAACCTACTGAGTTTAAAATACatgagtaa